Genomic DNA from Planifilum fimeticola:
GCGTGATGGCCCGGTTTGGCCTGGATGCGGAGACGCTCCGCACGATCCATCCCGGACTGATCTACTGTTCCATCACCGGATACGGACAGCGGGGACCGATGGCTTCCCGGGCGGGCCACGATATCAACTACGCGGCCATGACCGGCATCTTGGACGGAATCGGCAACCCCGGCGGCCCTCCGTCGATCCCTTCGGTGCAGTTGGCCGACCTGGCCGGGGGCATGGCGGCCGTCGAGCAGATCCTCGCCGCCTGGGTCCGCCGCCTGCGCACCGGGGAAGGAGCGGTCCTGGATGTGTCCATGACGGACGTGCTGCACAGCTGGCAGGTTTTCCCCCTCGCGGTCGAGCAGAGCGGTGAACCGGTCACCCGGGGCTCCCACGTTCTCTGCGGGGCGATGACCGCCTACAATGTGTATGAAACGGCGGACGGCCGTTACGTCGCCCTGGGTGCGCTGGAACCCAAGTTCTGGAACCGTTTTTGTGACGCGGTGGGCCGGCGGGAATGGAGGGACCGGGGCTTTACGCCCCCCGACGACCCGAGCGGATTGTACCGGGAAGTGGCGGAACTGTTTCGGAGGAGGAAATTGGAAGAGTGGGTGCGCATCGGTGAGGAGGCCGACTGTTGTCTGACGCCGGTCCTCACCCTTTCCGAAGCCGTCCGTTCTTCGCTGGCCCGGGAGCGGGAAAACTTTTTCGCGCTGGATCATCCGGCGGAGGGGAGCCAGGTGATGCCCAACAGCGGGTTTTTGTCGGCCCGCAACAAGCGGAAGGGGAATCCCGTGACGCCGGCCCCGCGTCGGGGGGAACACACCGCCGAAATCCTTCTGGAGATGGGCTTTCGCCGGGAAGAGATCGACCGCTTTATGGAAGAAGGCATCGTGGAAGGAGGGGAATCCCGTTGATTTCCTTTCAGATGACGGATGAACAGCGGGAAATGCAGAGGCTGGCCCGCCGGTTCGCCGAAGAAGAGATGCGCCCGGTGGCTCCCGAGTGCGACGAGCAGGAGCGCTTCCCCCGGGATGTGTACGAAAAGGCCCACCGGGCCGGCCTCATCACCTATCGGTTTCCGGAAGAGTACCTGGGAGGGGGTGTGGACAGCCTCCTCACCTCCTGCATCATCTCGGAGGAGCTGTTCTGGGGTTGTGCCGGGATGGCCACCTCCTTCGGCGTGACCGCCCTGGCCGCCGGGCTGATTCACCAGTTCGGAACGGAACAG
This window encodes:
- a CDS encoding CaiB/BaiF CoA transferase family protein; this translates as MELRRKDFLKGMRVLDFSRYLPGPFATMRLADMGADVIKVEDPSIGDPARYLPPLAEETGRLFLLLNRNKRSLAIDVKTEAGREILHRLIPKVDVVVESYRPGVMARFGLDAETLRTIHPGLIYCSITGYGQRGPMASRAGHDINYAAMTGILDGIGNPGGPPSIPSVQLADLAGGMAAVEQILAAWVRRLRTGEGAVLDVSMTDVLHSWQVFPLAVEQSGEPVTRGSHVLCGAMTAYNVYETADGRYVALGALEPKFWNRFCDAVGRREWRDRGFTPPDDPSGLYREVAELFRRRKLEEWVRIGEEADCCLTPVLTLSEAVRSSLARERENFFALDHPAEGSQVMPNSGFLSARNKRKGNPVTPAPRRGEHTAEILLEMGFRREEIDRFMEEGIVEGGESR